The region aatttcataAATGGCGTAACGAAACTTTAAGGTCATTTCAAGTTCTACGCTCCCGACACGTTGGAAAGAAAGTGCTTGGACGTTGTCTTATACAGAATGATGGAGACTGAAAATATGACTGTTCTACACAACTTCTCGAAGCTTATTATACTGACCACAAAGCAAATTCACCTTGATATCCCGAAAAATGAACAAAATGAACACAGTGCGCAAAGATTATCTGAATCAAATATTTTCACTTGACAAAATGTCATACCCCATCGAACAAATTACAGCATAAGCCTTAGGCCAATCAGAATCGAACATAAGGTTCCATAAGTCCCATAAAGATATGCATTTGCATTAAATAAATCTGGTAAACTTCTACATGGAGCGCCTGAGAGTACTGAAGTCTTTCCATGTATTTCAATTTCCACAACATGCATTAATTAGTATATCATACAGAAATGAAATTAGGTCGCGTGTCCCAAAGAAAGTAAAATCAcaacttaattatttatttaagcATCACAGAAATTATAATTATAACTGAAGTATTACCTGAAATATTAAAATTTTTCTTATTCTTACTATAAATTATTACGTTAATCGCATACATCATAGCGTGCGCTGTTTACCTCTCCTCCTTCCTTTTCATCTCGGACCACCCTTTCCCCCCTCACCACCATCCTCCTCCTCTCCACAGTCCAACTGCCATTACCACCTCAGTTTGCCAGGGATAGCCAGAGCTAGGATGAGTACTAAATAGCATTACTAGTCTTTCAAAGAAACTCTCATTCCTTCGAGAAAAGGGCTCCAGCTTGAATTAATTTTTCAACTCGCGCAAATTTAATCACTCGTATTTTCGCCGCGATTAGTTTCTTCTTTCGCGTGCATTAACCGCGTATTTCACGTTTCCCGAGCATGCATCTCTTTAGAATTGGGATGCTTGCCCGATAGCAGAAGTTCAGCAGGGCGGAGAAATCAGCTGGCGCTCACACCTCTCTTTCTATGGTCTTTAAAAACATGGCGGCTGAAAAAACCACGACCGTCGCGTCGCTTGCAGATTGCATAAGTGGAGTAAATTTTTTTCCCGTTTTGCACAGGAATAACTGAGTAGTAATTCCATGTTTTTTATAATCACAAATCATCATTAAAGAGTGGATACTGAGCGCAAAATGGGGAAATTCTCGCTTTTTTTACAGGGTCGCGCAAAGGACGCCATTTTTAAAAGGGTGACCTTTTTTTTTGCGCCTCTCGGTTCGCGCGGAGCTTCAGGGCGCGTACTTGCTTGCGGCCGCGGTTGCTCGCCGCACTTAGGAACCATGGCAGCAAGGCGTCTACGAACGGTAGCCTGGATCGGTGGAGGCTCGATCGTCGCTGCCTATGGCTTTACTTACCTCAACGAGCACAGGCGAGCACCCGCCGTCGTCGTCGAAGCCGCGGATCCGAAGGACATGCCGACTCGGCCACACCTCCCTTTGCCGCCCCGCGCTACGCAGCTCAAGAACCTGCGCGAGACGCCCGAATTCGATGTGCTCGTCATCGGCGGCGGAGCGACTGGTGCCGGAGTCGCGCTGGACTCTGTAACGCGGGGCCTCAAGACCGCTCTGGTGGAGACGTACGATTTCTCCGCCGGCACGAGCAGTCGGAGCACCAAGCTGATCCACGGCGGTGTGCGCTACCTCCAGAAGGCCATCATGAACCTAGACGTCGAACAGTACCGGATGGTGCGCGAAGCTCTGCAAGAGCGTGCGAACCTGCTCGCCATCGCGCCTCACCTGTCGAGTCCGCTGCCCATCATGCTGCCTATCTACCGCTGGTGGCAGGTCCCCTACTACTGGGTCGGCATAAAGATGTACGACGTGGTCGCGGGAAAACAGTGCCTGAAGAAGAGCTACTTCCTCTCGGCCAAGCGGTGTCTTGAACTGTTTCCCATGCTGAAGAAGGAGCACCTTTGCGGCGGCCTCGTCTACTATGACGGTCAGCACAACGACGCACGGATGAACGTGAGCATCGCACTAACGGCGGCGCGCAACGGGGCCAGCATCGCCAACCACACCAGCGCCATCGCGCTGCTGAAAAAAACTGATGAGAACGGGAAGCAGGTCGTGTGCGGGGCGAGGATGAAGGACATGTTGACGGGCGATGAGTTCGACGTGCGGGCTAAATGCGTCGTGAACGCAACGGGACCTTTCACCGACACCATACGCCGTATGGACGACCCCAACTGCAAAGCCATTTGCATGCCGAGCTCTGGTGTTCACATCATCTTGCCCGACTACTACAGTCCCGACAATATGGGCCTTTTAGATCCTGACACGAGTGACGGGCGTGTCATCTTTTTCCTTCCGTGGGAAAACGCGACAATCGCTGGGACAACAGACAGACCTTGTCCAGTCACCCACAACCCGGCTCCTACTGAAGATGACATCATGTTCATCCTAAACGAAGTTCGTCACTACTTGAACCAAGATGTGGTTGTGCGCCGGGGTGACGTCCTGTCAGCGTGGGCAGGCATCAGGCCACTGGTCGTCGACCTGAACAAGAGTGTGCCTGGAAAGACGGAGGCTATTGCACGAAATCACATAATCTACATTAGTGATTCGAACCTTGTTACTATTGCAGGAGGCAAATGGACCACATATCGTGTCATGGCTGAGCACACTATGGATGCGGCCATCAAAGCCTGTGGCCTCCAGCCACAGCAGAAATCTCAGACCCTGGGCTTCATCCTCGAGGGTGGCCACACGTGGACACCAACAACGTACATCCGCCTCGTACAGGACTTTGGGCTGGAACCAGCGGTTGCGAAACACCTGTCAAGGAGCTACGGTGATCGTGCAGTTTCTGTCGCAAAGCTAGCTGCGCTCACTGGGAAGCGCTGGCCAGTCCTGGGACGGAGACTACATGAGGAGTTTCCATACATCGAGGCAGAGGTGCGCTATGCAGTGCGAGAGTACGCTTGCACTGCTGTCGATGTGATTGGTCGCCGCATGCGGCTTTCGTTCCTCAATGTCCAAGCAGCGCACGAGTGCCTTCCAAGGGTCGTTGACATCATGGCCGAAGAGCTGAAGTGGACCAAAGAGAGGAAGGAGCGGGAACTGGCCAAGGCCAAAGAGTTCCTTGACATTGAGATGGGCGGTGATGTCAACAAGGAGTCCCAGAAGAAACTCCCCATGACTTTCACAGCATCTGAAATGGACCAGTACATTCAGAAATTCCAGGCCATCGACAAAGACCGCAAAGGCTACATCAGTGTGGTTGATCTGCGTAGAAGCCTCAAGGCTGCAGGAGAGGCTGTATCAGAGTCACAGTTGCGAGAAATGCTGAACGAGGTGGACCTGAACAAGAATGGACAGATTGAGCTTAGCGAGTACTTGGAGTTGATGAATTCTATCAAGACGGGCTCTATCGCAGGAAGCCGGCTTGCCCAGGTTGTTGATGTAGAGTATTCAAGGACACTGACTGTTGATAGAAGCGGGGGTGGTCTCTAAGGAGGTGCTGTCACTTGtagttttgtttttcctttattaTCCGGAACATCGTGCAGAAAAATGATCCCCATCACTTCCCTTTATCTCAGCATGAGCTATGTTGCTGTTACGTACACTCATGAAAAGTGCAGTGTTTGCCAACG is a window of Dermacentor silvarum isolate Dsil-2018 chromosome 4, BIME_Dsil_1.4, whole genome shotgun sequence DNA encoding:
- the LOC119450492 gene encoding glycerol-3-phosphate dehydrogenase, mitochondrial, with protein sequence MAARRLRTVAWIGGGSIVAAYGFTYLNEHRRAPAVVVEAADPKDMPTRPHLPLPPRATQLKNLRETPEFDVLVIGGGATGAGVALDSVTRGLKTALVETYDFSAGTSSRSTKLIHGGVRYLQKAIMNLDVEQYRMVREALQERANLLAIAPHLSSPLPIMLPIYRWWQVPYYWVGIKMYDVVAGKQCLKKSYFLSAKRCLELFPMLKKEHLCGGLVYYDGQHNDARMNVSIALTAARNGASIANHTSAIALLKKTDENGKQVVCGARMKDMLTGDEFDVRAKCVVNATGPFTDTIRRMDDPNCKAICMPSSGVHIILPDYYSPDNMGLLDPDTSDGRVIFFLPWENATIAGTTDRPCPVTHNPAPTEDDIMFILNEVRHYLNQDVVVRRGDVLSAWAGIRPLVVDLNKSVPGKTEAIARNHIIYISDSNLVTIAGGKWTTYRVMAEHTMDAAIKACGLQPQQKSQTLGFILEGGHTWTPTTYIRLVQDFGLEPAVAKHLSRSYGDRAVSVAKLAALTGKRWPVLGRRLHEEFPYIEAEVRYAVREYACTAVDVIGRRMRLSFLNVQAAHECLPRVVDIMAEELKWTKERKERELAKAKEFLDIEMGGDVNKESQKKLPMTFTASEMDQYIQKFQAIDKDRKGYISVVDLRRSLKAAGEAVSESQLREMLNEVDLNKNGQIELSEYLELMNSIKTGSIAGSRLAQVVDVEYSRTLTVDRSGGGL